The Balneola sp. genomic sequence ATTCCAGTTATTCATTTCCCCTTTTAATTGAACGAGCTCGTACTGCTGTCCTTTAGGGTCAAAGACCAATTCTACTTCTTCTTTTTCAGATTTTTTTAGAAGAATAGTATACAGCTCATTATTCGCATTGATCTTGAGTACATCAATGGGGTTCTCAAGAGAACCTGAAAGCGTAACTATTCCATCATTTATCGCTCCTGCTTTTAAACCTTCAGGAGCTATGATTTCTGTTACTAATGAAGCGTCTATAAAGAAATCCTCGAGAATTAACTCTGTTTCTTCATAGCCCAGATTGATCGGGCTCGCCAGTCCTACTATTTCAGAATCAAGATTATTCTTAGGATTACATGCAAAAAGAAGGAATGTTAATAGTACAAAACCCAGGCTTTTTTTCATCTTATTTCAACAGAGTCATTTTTTGAGTTTGAACAACATTTCCTGCCTGAAGCCTGATGAAATACATACCGCTACTTAGTGATGAAGCATTAAAAGTAACAGTATATAATCCAGATGTTTTCACTTCGTTTACAAGTTCGGCTACTTTTCGTCCTGTAATGTCAAAAACATCTAACTGAACAGAACCAGAGCTTGCTACATCGTACCTGATATTGGTAGATGGGTTAAAAGGATTCGGATAGTTTTGATACAACCTGAAATCTGATGGGGTATCTCCTTCTGAAAACTCTTCCTCATTAGAAGTAGACATATTGAATTGCTTGGTCGTAAAGATCTTAAACTCACCAGGTCCCAGGCTTACTTGAGATTGTCCTCCACTTACACCAATAGAAGTAGCTCCAAAAAAGTCATACCAGGTTCCATCTTGAGTGAAATCAACATCCTGAACCGTAGAGCTCACTCCGAAATTTCCGATAATTACAACATCAGAATCAGAGTGGAACATTCTTAGGTACTTAATATCACCGGAAAGGGCATAAAATGTATCGTCTGGATTAGTAAATACCGGACTACTTCTTCTTAGGTTTATAATCTCAGACCAAGCATCGTATAAGTCCTTCCTATCACTATCTTCGTAATAATCCCATCTTACTGGTTTATTATCTGTTCTTCCGGGAGCAAAATCGGGACAGTCAGCAGAATCATTTAGGCATTGTTCACCGTTGTCGCCATATCCATAACCTAATTCTCCAAACTGCCAGATCATTTTCGGGCCAGGCAGGGTAAAAAAGAAGGCACCGGCCAATTCTAACCGATCAAATGCCGTAGGGAAATCTCTGACATTGTAATCACCTGGATCAGTAGCACATATATCTCCTCCACTTGGAGCATTTGCGCATGCTCCAAAACTAATATTCTTGAACATTAACCATTGCTCATCGTGACTTTCCATAAACCCAACCAGGTGCCTGTCATTAAACCCCCTTGATTCAGAAAGTACTCCAAATAGATTTGAGCTATACCCCATTGTAGCTTCGTTATACTCATGATTGGAATTCCCCCAAAGCATCATACCTGCATTGGCCAACACTGTTTCTTCACTGTTATCCGCAAAATGTTCAAGGATTATATAGGCATCGGGATCAATGCTCCAGATATAGGAAGAATAGTCTAACCAGATGTCTACTCTGGACTGATCATATTGCCCCCAGGCTCCAACATCATCTGGGTTATTCGTTTGAGTGAAGCCTTTACTTAAGTCAAATCGAAATCCATCAACTTTGTATTCTTCTATCCAGTATTCCATCATTCTCTTGGAATAGTACCTGGTAGATGGACTCTCATGATTCATATCATAACCCACATTAAATGGATGTCTTGCAGCAGTATTGAAGTATGGGTTCTCAGAAGTTGGGTTCCCAAATTCTCCTTCATTCCATAGTCTAACGATCGGGTTTTGACCAAATGAATGATTAAGAACTACATCCAAAATGATAGCAATTCCACGTTTATGTGCTTCATCAACAAAGCGTTTAAAGTCTTCCGGAGTACCGTAATATTTGTCCAAAGCACCATGCAAAGCAGGGTTATATCCCCAACTCTCATTACCATCAAATTCATTAACAGGCATAAATTCGATCGCGTTAACACCAAGATTTGATATATAATCCAGAGTGTCTAATAGGGTTTTATAATTCCTCGCGGCAATGAAATCCCGAACTAACAGCTCATAAATAACTAATTCGTCGTTTGCTGGTTTTTCGAAATCAGTTACTTCCCATTGGAACTCTTCTTTGCCTGGTGTCAAAACGCCAACTAACTGGGATGTTTTACCCGTTGGGTATTCTTTTAAATTCGGGAAGGTTTCCTCGGATATGAATTGATCGTTGAATTCATCCAAAATCAGTTCTGAATAAGGATCAGTGATCCTGATTTCACCGTCTATCAAATATTGGAAACCATATTCTTCACCCGGAGTAAGTCCCGTTATTTCTTTCCAGAAGTAAATGTTATCTGCATCAATAGAATCTCTATTCATTTGAAAATCGAGGTCTACTGTCCAGTCGTTAAAATCACCAATTACGAATGCATTGTCTTTATAAGGAGCAAAAAGTGAAAGAGTCACAGAGGTACCATCTTCTCCATAGGTTATACCATCTCTAAGGCCGTCCGGTCTTGCCATATCTACAGACTGCGGCTCACCGATAAAGGTAAATTGTGTAGAATCTGTTATTGAATCTCCGTTATCGGAAACAGCCTCAATTCGTACTACGTTGGTTCCTTCCAATAGCTCAATTCCTAAATCCTCCAGATCTGTCACGGTCAGGATTTGCAATGAAGTATCAAAATATCCTTCAAAACTACTTGCTTCCTCTCCATTAACATAAATTTTTGAGTTGGCTTCGTTAATTGGATCATCTGTTTTCCCGGCAACTGTTGCTGAAAAACCTGGTGCAGTTAGTTGAAAAATCTCATTGTTTACTGGCTGCATCTGAAAGATGAGCGGATGTGTTATTTCCAACCAGGAATCACCAAATCCTTCCACAGCTATATCAGGATTAAGTGGATCAGCTATCCAGTTAAACGATGATCCTGAGGCATTAAGGTGCTCGTGAAATTTATACCGGTAGCCTAGTACACCGTCGTTCGTGGAAGCGCCACCCCCTACTTCGAGACGGATAGTTTTGTACCAGTAATTTTCCGGGAAATTGAGATTCATCAAGGACACCGCAGTGGGTGAAATCACACCGTCTGTGTTAGGGCCAAAATCATTGAATTCGCCTGGTAATAACACCCTTTGCACACCATCTGGTGGGTAATATCGAAATGTTACATCTACCGAATCCTGAGCTAATGCAGGTAGTGATGCTATTACAATTACTGAAAATAAAATTGCTAATTGTTTAAGAGATCTCATGATGAAATTATTCAAATAGTTGAAGATCGATGGATAAGTTCTGGTGAATAGATGGTTTGAGAAATGGCTTTATCTTTGTTTTTCATTCTCTCGATGAGATTTTGAGTAGCATAGAAACCCATATCTCTCATTGGCTGACGTATGGTAGATAACCCTATGTATTCTGAAAGCTCAATATCATCATACCCTATTATGGGGATACTTTTGCCTGTATCCTTCATGGCTTTAAGGGCGCCAACTGCCTGGATATCCGAAGCACAAAAACATGCATCTGGCATATTATCCATTGCCAGCATTTTCGTCATAGCTTCATATCCACCACGTTCTGTAAAACCATCCCGGTATGTTGAATCTCCCGAGATGACAAGTTCTTCACAAAATTCTAAACCACGTTCTGTTAATGCTTTACTATAACCTAGCAATCTGTCTCGAATTGGTTTTGAGGACTTTAAAGCTGAAAGCATTGCTACTCTACGAAAGCCTTTATCCAGTAAGCATTTTGTAGCTCTGTAAGCACCCTGAACATTATCGACACTAACAGAATCAAATCCTTCAAAATGTTCATCAACCAGGGTAATAGGCACATTATATTTCGTAAGCTGCTTCCATTGATCATCATTTAAATGAATGGATATAAACAAGTAACCTTCGGCCCAACGGCGTTTTAAGACATGCTCAACCTGATCAAATAGATGATCATCAGCAGTTACATTAAAAATGTTGAGTTCGTAGCCTAATTCGCCAAGCTTATCCTGAATCCCCCCCAACACTTCCATAAAAAAGTAGTTTGAGATAACAGGAACCACCACCATAATGGTGTTGCTTTTTTTACTGGCTAAACCCTGTGCATAAGCTTGTGGGTGATACCCAACTTTTTCGGCAACGGCCATCACTTTTTGCCGGGTAGATTCAGATACATTACTACTATGGTTAAATACCCTGGACACAGTAGCTATGCTAACTCCGGCTTGTTCTGCAATATCATATATAGTTGATGCCACTGAAAATATAAAAGAGTGAATACGCAGGTGTCGGTCAAGACACCTGCGAGAAAAGACTTATTAAGTATTTAATTATTTGATAAGTGTCATTCTCTTGTTGCTTACAAAGCTTCCAGCTTCAAGGCGATAAATGTATACACCTGAAGAAAGAGCCTGAGCATCAAAAGCAACGGTATGAACACCGCTGGTCATTGATCTACCATCAATGAGCGTAGCCACTCTCTGGCCTAATAGGTTGTAAACAGTAAGGTTTACATCAGCTGCATTAGGCAGGTTGAAACTAATATTAGTAGTTGGGTTGAATGGATTCGGATAGTTTTGCTCTAATCTGAATGTAGCAACCGACTCTTCAGTTTCGTTGTTTGTAGAGATCTCAGAGTAATCTGGTGGAAGATCCCAAGGCAGATCACTTTCAGTCCAGGTAAGTTGTGGCATTGCATATGTTGCAGGCCAGCTTACATCTGGAAGGTCATCGAAATCATCTCCATCTTCAACCACGATTGGCTGTACGTACTGGTAATATCTTCTACCAGCATCGAAGCCACCACCGTTAGCAAATAAGCTTCCAGTCTCGGAAGTAGGCTCACCATAGGCGATTCTAAATCCAATGTGGTTTAACGTTGGAAGAACAAGAGTAAGGTCTAGTTCATAAACCATATCTCCATCTTCGTCAGTAAATCTTAGTCTTTCTCTTTCTTCATCACTAGCAGTGATAAAGTTCTCGCCGTTATCACCAGGAACAGTAATGTCGTTGGTTAGGGCAAAGAAAGGAGTATCAACAAATAGGAATACTGAATCAGACTCAGGTAGGAAT encodes the following:
- a CDS encoding T9SS C-terminal target domain-containing protein; amino-acid sequence: MRSLKQLAILFSVIVIASLPALAQDSVDVTFRYYPPDGVQRVLLPGEFNDFGPNTDGVISPTAVSLMNLNFPENYWYKTIRLEVGGGASTNDGVLGYRYKFHEHLNASGSSFNWIADPLNPDIAVEGFGDSWLEITHPLIFQMQPVNNEIFQLTAPGFSATVAGKTDDPINEANSKIYVNGEEASSFEGYFDTSLQILTVTDLEDLGIELLEGTNVVRIEAVSDNGDSITDSTQFTFIGEPQSVDMARPDGLRDGITYGEDGTSVTLSLFAPYKDNAFVIGDFNDWTVDLDFQMNRDSIDADNIYFWKEITGLTPGEEYGFQYLIDGEIRITDPYSELILDEFNDQFISEETFPNLKEYPTGKTSQLVGVLTPGKEEFQWEVTDFEKPANDELVIYELLVRDFIAARNYKTLLDTLDYISNLGVNAIEFMPVNEFDGNESWGYNPALHGALDKYYGTPEDFKRFVDEAHKRGIAIILDVVLNHSFGQNPIVRLWNEGEFGNPTSENPYFNTAARHPFNVGYDMNHESPSTRYYSKRMMEYWIEEYKVDGFRFDLSKGFTQTNNPDDVGAWGQYDQSRVDIWLDYSSYIWSIDPDAYIILEHFADNSEETVLANAGMMLWGNSNHEYNEATMGYSSNLFGVLSESRGFNDRHLVGFMESHDEQWLMFKNISFGACANAPSGGDICATDPGDYNVRDFPTAFDRLELAGAFFFTLPGPKMIWQFGELGYGYGDNGEQCLNDSADCPDFAPGRTDNKPVRWDYYEDSDRKDLYDAWSEIINLRRSSPVFTNPDDTFYALSGDIKYLRMFHSDSDVVIIGNFGVSSTVQDVDFTQDGTWYDFFGATSIGVSGGQSQVSLGPGEFKIFTTKQFNMSTSNEEEFSEGDTPSDFRLYQNYPNPFNPSTNIRYDVASSGSVQLDVFDITGRKVAELVNEVKTSGLYTVTFNASSLSSGMYFIRLQAGNVVQTQKMTLLK
- a CDS encoding LacI family transcriptional regulator, with the translated sequence MASTIYDIAEQAGVSIATVSRVFNHSSNVSESTRQKVMAVAEKVGYHPQAYAQGLASKKSNTIMVVVPVISNYFFMEVLGGIQDKLGELGYELNIFNVTADDHLFDQVEHVLKRRWAEGYLFISIHLNDDQWKQLTKYNVPITLVDEHFEGFDSVSVDNVQGAYRATKCLLDKGFRRVAMLSALKSSKPIRDRLLGYSKALTERGLEFCEELVISGDSTYRDGFTERGGYEAMTKMLAMDNMPDACFCASDIQAVGALKAMKDTGKSIPIIGYDDIELSEYIGLSTIRQPMRDMGFYATQNLIERMKNKDKAISQTIYSPELIHRSSTI